The Plutella xylostella chromosome 9, ilPluXylo3.1, whole genome shotgun sequence genome has a segment encoding these proteins:
- the LOC119691498 gene encoding uncharacterized protein LOC119691498, with protein sequence MIGQIAAYIDDYFTHPDYPSMSIAIVFLRMIKLWRPAKIYYLIPFFMSLIFLSQVVYVLISDQPLRYFLNIFQTGFFHLGLAKVAFYFYNHQKWLNIIYWLSDLERTQLQDPHLKPIVLRYIRYGRILNAVIYPFCFIVFALNYGENYLMVAIQMESKGEIDPTYITFFWLWPTEPLKGKLIVYPYVTLQWFYAFGGVSYLMAFDGICVSVMMGLAGQIQVLHEMFRRALDTDVEEQQKRNLTNCYKRYIELVEKHETCNAIMSPVLFMYLLVASINMGMILYSLPSLEKSSMYTSMVLVSSLIVEAFYFFWHGHEVKYQSEIVSAAVYDCDWVEKSPEIRHLVYKMSATTNSVLIFRAGPFNEVTVITFIAIVKVTYSFYKLMTTTVTHS encoded by the exons atgataggACAAATAGCAGCCTATATAGACGACTATTTCACCCATCCCGACTACCCATCTATGAGTATAGCTATAGTGTTCCTGAGAATGATTAAACTATGGCGTCCAGcgaaaatatattatcttaTCCCATTTTTCATGAGCCTTATATTTCTAAGTCAGGTAGTTTACGTGTTAATTTCAGACCAACCGCTACGCTACTTCCTAAACATATTTCAGACGGGATTTTTCCATTTGGGACTggcaaaagtggcattttatttttataatcatcaaaAATGGCTCAACATTATATACTGGCTATCGGACTTGGAGAGAACTCAGCTACAAGACCCACATCTGAAGCCCATCGTCCTGAGATACATCAGATACGGCCGCATCCTCAACGCTGTCATTTATCCTTTCTGTTTCATAGTTTTTGCACTTAACTATGGTGAAAATTACTTGATGGTCGCAATACAGATGGAGAGCAAGGGAGAGATAGATCCGACTTACATAACGTTCTTTTGGCTGTGGCCCACCGAGCCCTTGAAAGGGAAGTTAATAGTTTACCCGTACGTGACGCTGCAGTGGTTCTATGCGTTCGGCGGAGTTTCTTATTTGATGGCGTTTGACGGTATCTGTGTGTCAGTAATGATGGGGCTGGCTGGACAGATACAGGTGCTACATGAAATGTTTAGACGAGCTCTGGACACTGATGTCGAGGAACAACAGAAGAGAAATCTAACGAACTGCTACAAGCGATACATAGAGTTAGTCGA GAAACACGAAACATGCAATGCAATTATGTCGCCAGTATTGTTTATGTACCTGTTGGTTGCGTCCATAAATATGGGAATGATACTTTATAGTTTGCCATCG TTGGAAAAGTCTTCAATGTACACATCGATGGTCCTGGTTTCCTCGTTAATAGTAGAAGCTTTTTACTTTTTCTGGCATGGACATGAAGTCAAGTATCAA AGCGAGATAGTGAGTGCGGCGGTGTACGACTGCGACTGGGTGGAGAAGAGCCCCGAGATCCGCCATCTTGTTTACAAGATGTCCGCCACCACCAACAGTGTACTCATATTCCGCGCCGGCCCCTTCAATGAGGTCACTGTCATCACTTTTATTGCT atTGTGAAAGTGACTTACAGTTTTTACAAATTGATGACTACAACAGTCACACATAGTTAA